In Primulina eburnea isolate SZY01 chromosome 14, ASM2296580v1, whole genome shotgun sequence, the following proteins share a genomic window:
- the LOC140812209 gene encoding WPP domain-interacting protein 2-like, which produces MDFESEILESVENNEEGVVNVSAVEKIGNLDEAKVQNNGSYVEENSGPVESPSETKGKKSEILGSVSLPPSVIDHDVSPSSTMTKKGSGLKKWRRIRREPNKVGDISVQTGSMTMNEMSNLGRNSIKRVQVHPDRKERSEGSVSSANARLRSLDDFALLDDSGLELQPSFAAGTDLGNREDQKSKSPTTESITRVRGIRNLSGKDLTHSVRRGMQGKGKIDTGKRSKGENIKIEKENSHSSTESDSRSYKFVFKHGMPYARNIIRTEKLIDYNEESGDEGQGIEHQLSNGLQDDFHKNGEGGYKDTSTEDVGADSSWEAKDERSPNNGSSADMDPLVESIFAIQSVREMLEKEVLKLSEIGKDLTIADLEAVNRDVETEIEDLFKRKIEADVEHLAISRTVLKLRDGVDQFNILEERRTLPSDMVKKDSMLEKEAKRLETFCDDTASADETLKLQTRVCKYTSCFFIQLVLLVVILVVFTFQESPKYTGVVPT; this is translated from the exons ATGGATTTCGAAAGTGAGATTCTCGAATCAGTTGAAAATAATGAAGAAGGGGTTGTTAATGTCTCAGCAGTAGAAAAAATTGGAAATCTTGATGAAGCCAAGGTTCAAAATAATGGGTCTTACGTAGAGGAAAATAGTGGTCCCGTTGAATCACCATCTGAGACGAAGGGAAAGAAAAGTGAAATTTTGGGATCTGTGAGTTTACCTCCTTCGGTGATCGATCATGATGTATCTCCGTCCTCTACGATGACAAAGAAAGGGAGTGGATTAAAGAAATGGAGAAGGATCAGGAGAGAGCCAAATAAGGTCGGGGACATCAGTGTTCAAACTGGGAGCATGACAATGAATGAGATGTCGAATTTGGGTcggaattcaattaaaagagtGCAAGTTCATCCCGACAGAAAGGAAAGGAGTGAGGGTTCTGTTTCATCTGCTAATGCGAGGCTGAGAAGCTTGGATGATTTTGCTCTACTTGATGATTCTGGGTTGGAGTTGCAACCCTCTTTCGCTGCTGGGACAGATTTGGGTAATCGTGAGGATCAGAAAAGTAAGTCTCCAACCACAGAAAGTATTACCCGAGTAAGGGGGATTAGGAATTTGAGTGGAAAAGATTTGACTCACTCAGTGCGGCGTGGTATGCAAGGAAAAGGCAAAATTGACACCGGTAAGAGGTCCAAGGGTGAAAATATCAAAATCGAGAAAGAAAACTCACATTCCAGCACAGAATCTGACTCGCGAAGCTACAAATTTGTGTTTAAGCATGGAATGCCCTATGCGAGAAATATAATTCGAACTGAAAAGTTGATTGATTACAATGAAGAGAGTGGTGATGAAGGTCAGGGCATTGAGCATCAACTTAGCAATGGtcttcaagacgattttcacaAAAATGGGGAGGGGGGATACAAAGATACCTCAACTGAAGATGTGGGTGCTGACTCATCTTGGGAGGCTAAAGACGAGAGGAGCCCGAATAATGGTTCCTCTGCGGATATGGATCCTCTTGTTGAATCTATCTTTGCAATCCAATCTGTTCGGGAAATGCTAGAAAAAG AGGTGCTAAAGCTTAGTGAAATTGGAAAAGATCTTACAATTGCTGATCTAGAAGCGGTAAATAGAGACGTGGAAACAGAAATTGAGGACCTCTTTAAGCGAAAGATAGAAGCTGACGTGGAGCATCTCGCTATATCAAGGACAGTCCTAAAGTTGAGGGATGGCGTTGATCAATTCAATATATTGGAAGAACGAAGAACTCTGCCTTCAGATATGGTGAAGAAAGATTCTATGCTTGAGAAGGAAGCCAAAAGGTTAGAAACTTTTTGTGATGACACTGCAAGTGCCGATGAAACCCTAAAGCTTCAGACAAGGGTATGCAAGTACACGTCATGTTTCTTCATCCAGCTTGTATTGTTGGTAGTCATCTTAGTCGTCTTTACATTCCAGGAATCACCAAAATATACAGGGGTTGTTCCCACTTAG